The nucleotide window CCTGAAAACGGTGAGTCAAGAATCAAAAGAATTTTTGGAAAAGTTGTTGATGATATTGGATATTTTTTCAAAAACGGTTTAGAAATTGACTTTGCCGGAAAACTTTTTAACGAAATGTATTCTTGACTTGGTTATAGCGAGGACAAAGATAATGATGTTGTTTTAACACCACCATATGTCGCAAAATTGCTTGCAAAATTAGCGCGAATTAACCAAGATTCATATGTTTGAGATTTTGCTACCGGATCAGGAGGGCTTTTAGTTGCGGCGATGAATGAAATGATTGCCGATGCAGAAGCAAAATTAAAATCACCAAAGAAATTAGAAGCAAAAAAAATCAAAATTAAAACAGAGCAATTATTGGGGATCGAAATTTTGCCAAAAATCCATATGCTTGCAATATTAAATATGATACTTATGGGTGATGGTTCCACCAATTTATTACATAAAGATTCGTTAAGAGAATTTGATAATAAGGAAAAATTTCCAGCAAATGCTTTTGTTTTAAATCCCCCTTATTCTGCACCTGGAAATGGTATGGTTTTTGTTGAAAAAGCCCTTTCAATGATGACAAATGGTTATGCTGCTATCATTATTCAATCTTCGGCAGGTTCTGGTAAAGCGAAAGATTTTAATAAAAAAATTCTTAAAAACAATACGCTACTGGCAAGTATTAAAATGCCGCTTGATTTATTTTTAGGTAAATCAAGTGTGCAGACACATATTTATGTATTTCAAGTAGGACAAAGTCATAATAAAGAGTTACCAGTTAAGTTTATTGATTTTAGCAATGACGGATATAAAAGAACAAATAGAAAAAAAGCAGCGATTAATTTAGTTGATAGTGATAATGCGACTGAACGTTATCAAGAAGTCGTTGATTTAGTTCATATCGGGAAGCATAAACTCAATTTATTAGATGCAAACAGTTATTTTGAAGATGTGATTGATCCTTTAAACGGCGGTGACTGGAATAAGACAAGGAAAATTGATTTAAAACCAGAAATCAGTGATTTTAAAAATTCAATTGCTGATTTTCTAGCTTGAGAAGTTAGTCAAATTATAAAAGATACCGAAATTGGAGCTAAAAAACAAGACCAAATAAAAAAGTATATGCCCCACTAATTGAAAAATTACAAGCAGTTCAGTGGGGAGAATTTAGAATTAAAGATATTTTTGATGTTTCAAGCTCAAATAAAGTCATTCATGCTAATAAGGTTAAAATCTATGATACACAGATTCCAAACACTTATCCTTATGTTGTAAGACAAAGTAAAAATAACGGAATTAAAGGATATATTCACGAAAATTTAAAATTCTTAAATCCTGCAAACACGATTAGTTTTGCGCAAGATACTTTTCTTAGTTTTTTTCAAAAACAAAAATATTTCACCGGCAACAATGTTAAAGTTTTAAAATACAAAGGAAAAAATACAATTAAACAAAAATCATTAATGTTTATCTCAATTGCGATTCAAAAAGCCATCGCAGAATTAAGTTGGGGAATAAATTCCTCAAAAGAAAGTATTTTAGAAACTAAATTCCTTCTGCCAATTGATCATCAAAACCAAATTAATTTTGATTTTATAGAAAAATTTATCAAAGAACTTGAATCTGCCCACTTAGCAGATCTTGAAGCTACTCACTTAGCAGAACTTGAAGCCTATTTAATCGCAACAGGATTTACTCAGAATAATTTTAATTACAAACAAGACACACACAAAGAGAGAGAGAGAGAGAGAGCCGCTTTTCAAGCGGAAATAGAGAATTTATACCTAAATACAATCTGGAAAGAATTTAGAATTAAAGACATTTTTGAACAAATAAAAACAAAAAATGTTATCACAAATGGCCCTGGTGATTTACCGGCAACAACTGCAATTTCGACAAATAATCAACTAGGAAGATATATTAGCCCTAAAGGTGCAACTATTTTGCAAAATGTATTTTCAGCAACTGCAAATGGAAATGGAAAGGTATTTTTCCAACCAAAACCCTTTACAATATTACAAGATTCTTATGCTTTTAAATTTAAATATGAAATAAATAATAAAAAGCAATTTTACCTGTTTTTTCTTGGAAGTTTAAATAAGGTTTTTCAGAAATATTCCTGGGATAATAAATCCACCTGAAAAAGAGTTAGCGAGGAATTAATAACTCTTCCAGTCGACAGCCAAAACGAAATTGATTTTTACTTCATAGAGAAATTTACATTTCTCATTATGAAAATAATTCTTAATGAGATAATTGATCATTATAATAAAAAGGTTAAAAATATTTTAACTTGCATTGCAAATCTAAAATAAATCACTTTTAGTTTAATACTTCTAATTGTTCATTAAATAATGATTGGCATAACAATAAAAGACTTCAAAGTTGTTTATCATATAAAAGACCAAGTTTTTATATGAGGTAAATTATTTGCCCAAATCTTTTAAAATGAGCGAGCTAGAAAAAATTAACAAAAGTGGTGTAATCAAAATCATAGGTAAAAAACTAATTGTTTGAGATTTTTCTACTAATTTAATTCTGGTCAAGCAATTATTTTTACCTTATTTTGTGTTCACTTAAATTTACAATCAAGCAAAATGCAAGCAAAAGTGCTTGCATAACACATTTAAATTTTACAGTTTGCTAACATATTTTTATAGATTTAGAAGATTAAAATCCATTTTTCTTTCTGTCAGATATAGATCATAAGCCATTACTGCAGGAATAAATCTTACTTGAACATTTTGTAGGCCAATATTTTCCATCATTTCAAGTTTTACTTCACCTTTATTTTCGATAGAATCATTTTCTGAAGGTAGAAGAAAACAATTCTTAACTGCTGAAAACTCATGATCATTTATAAATTTTTGATAAGCTAATTGATATAAATATTGTTTTGTAATTGATTCTATTCCTGGCTGTCGGCTTGGTGTAATTCCGTATTCCAAATGTGCGTTATAATACTTTGCGTCAAATATAATAAATTCATAATTACCATCATTTTGAAAGATGGATACTAAATCTGGTATTAAAGTATTTTTCGCCTCTTTGCCTGTAATAGTCCATAAAGGCTTTTCAATTAAATCTATTAATTTTTTCTTTTTATCATAACCATCTTTTAAAAGCACTGGAAGATTCAAAGCACCCAAACTATTTTCCAATTGATTGTTCATAATGTCTGCACAAATCTTTTCCCAAACCAAATTAAAATTATTAGTTCCAAACAAAGTTAAGCAATCAATATCATCAAGACTGCCTTTTTTGTCTATATAAGAATATATGGTCATTAAAAGTAATTGTTTTCTCGTGTTATACTGCAGACCTAGTTCTTTTTCAATTCTATATAAAATATAATCTTCATCGCCAAAATCATCTAATTTCTCATCAGATAAATCTACTTCTGTGATTTCAAATAAATCAAGAAGAGTGGCTTTCTTTAACTCTTTAGAAATCTTTGTTAGTATGCATTGATGAAGCCGAGTAAAATAATCAAAGTCATTGGCAACTCTTTTACGAGTGTGTAATTCCATATAATATGGTTTTTCATTTGATAAAATTGCAAATGATTCATTTATAGTTTTATCCCATAAAATTTCTCCTGTTCCATTGAATTCAACAATTTCTTCTGTACTGTTGTAAATTCCATTTTCATAATAATCATTTAATAAAAACAAGATTACTGCCAAAAGATTAAATGAACTACTTTCACTGCTATCATTAAACGTTTTTATAATCTGTTGCGAAGAATTGTATTTTTCAAGAACTTTTATTATTTGTTTTAACTCATTAGTAGGATTCTTATTGCTTAATAGATACTTTGGATAACACTTAAGCACTCTACCTGCTATAACAATAACTCCAACAAAAGTAAATACATAAAAATATTCATTATTGCCCACTTCAACATTAGATATCTCTATATCTTCATCTAGTAGTTCATTCATGTTCTTTTGTTTATCAGAAGCTTTTACCGCTTTTAAGACACCATATTCTTTTAATTTTCTAATCAATATAAGAGCTTCATCTTCATTGCATTTCAAAATGCTATAAAGTTCCTTTTGAGTATAACGTATTTGTTCCCTTACAAATTCGGAGATCATAGAAAAAGCCTCCCCTAATTATCTGAGTTGTCATTTTTAGGCCCGACATCTTCAATATCGCAACTTGATACAATATCACGGTTGAATATTTCAACACCTTTTTGTTCAAATTCTTTGCAAATTTGAGAATATCTCGTGCTATCTTTAGAGCACCCTTGAAATAGTTTTGATCGTTTTTGTTTGGCCGCATCCTCAAATAAGTACATAATCACTTTATTTTTAAATGCACTAATAAATTTTTCTCTATTAATTTCATCTCCTTGCTCAGGAATTATAATATCTTTAGAAAGAAAATATGGTCCTAATTGTTTATCTTCGTTTATTTTACAATCAGCAAGGAATTTATTAATAGCTTTTCTCAATTTGTTCCATTCAACTTTTTGTGTCTTATTATCAGAAAGCATAACATATTTTCCATGTAGAGCATGATCATTGTCATCAATTCCTAGATATGTGAAATCCCATCTTCTTTTAAATGCAGTATCCATTGGAAATACACCTTGATCAGCAGTGTTCATAGTAGCCCCATATAAACATATTATTTGGTATCTTTATAGACTCAAGTTTTGATTCTTGCACTCCTA belongs to Mesomycoplasma ovipneumoniae and includes:
- a CDS encoding HsdM family class I SAM-dependent methyltransferase — translated: MIGALKKLNNDIYKNENNIEPDTKLYLIVASIIASLGIPYKVAPLNKSELKSSKEKRNRDGDKILNKISNFLESKEIPDKKQETLIEILSPILKDERLNAPENGESRIKRIFGKVVDDIGYFFKNGLEIDFAGKLFNEMYSWLGYSEDKDNDVVLTPPYVAKLLAKLARINQDSYVWDFATGSGGLLVAAMNEMIADAEAKLKSPKKLEAKKIKIKTEQLLGIEILPKIHMLAILNMILMGDGSTNLLHKDSLREFDNKEKFPANAFVLNPPYSAPGNGMVFVEKALSMMTNGYAAIIIQSSAGSGKAKDFNKKILKNNTLLASIKMPLDLFLGKSSVQTHIYVFQVGQSHNKELPVKFIDFSNDGYKRTNRKKAAINLVDSDNATERYQEVVDLVHIGKHKLNLLDANSYFEDVIDPLNGGDWNKTRKIDLKPEISDFKNSIADFLAWEVSQIIKDTEIGAKKQDQIKKYMPH
- a CDS encoding restriction endonuclease subunit S is translated as MHANKVKIYDTQIPNTYPYVVRQSKNNGIKGYIHENLKFLNPANTISFAQDTFLSFFQKQKYFTGNNVKVLKYKGKNTIKQKSLMFISIAIQKAIAELSWGINSSKESILETKFLLPIDHQNQINFDFIEKFIKELESAHLADLEATHLAELEAYLIATGFTQNNFNYKQDTHKERERERAAFQAEIENLYLNTIWKEFRIKDIFEQIKTKNVITNGPGDLPATTAISTNNQLGRYISPKGATILQNVFSATANGNGKVFFQPKPFTILQDSYAFKFKYEINNKKQFYLFFLGSLNKVFQKYSWDNKSTWKRVSEELITLPVDSQNEIDFYFIEKFTFLIMKIILNEIIDHYNKKVKNILTCIANLK
- a CDS encoding LlaJI family restriction endonuclease, with the translated sequence MISEFVREQIRYTQKELYSILKCNEDEALILIRKLKEYGVLKAVKASDKQKNMNELLDEDIEISNVEVGNNEYFYVFTFVGVIVIAGRVLKCYPKYLLSNKNPTNELKQIIKVLEKYNSSQQIIKTFNDSSESSSFNLLAVILFLLNDYYENGIYNSTEEIVEFNGTGEILWDKTINESFAILSNEKPYYMELHTRKRVANDFDYFTRLHQCILTKISKELKKATLLDLFEITEVDLSDEKLDDFGDEDYILYRIEKELGLQYNTRKQLLLMTIYSYIDKKGSLDDIDCLTLFGTNNFNLVWEKICADIMNNQLENSLGALNLPVLLKDGYDKKKKLIDLIEKPLWTITGKEAKNTLIPDLVSIFQNDGNYEFIIFDAKYYNAHLEYGITPSRQPGIESITKQYLYQLAYQKFINDHEFSAVKNCFLLPSENDSIENKGEVKLEMMENIGLQNVQVRFIPAVMAYDLYLTERKMDFNLLNL